One Nostoc sp. UHCC 0302 DNA window includes the following coding sequences:
- the ndhD1 gene encoding photosynthetic/respiratory NAD(P)H-quinone oxidoreductase subunit D1: MNTAHFPWLTTIILFPIAASLLTPIIPDKDGKTVRWYALIVGLIDFALIVYAFYTQYDFANPDLQLVESYSWVPQLDLKWSVGADGLSMPLIILTGFITTLATLAAWPVTLKPRLFYFLLLAMYGGQIAVFAVQDMLLFFLVWELELIPVYLLLAIWGGKKRQYAATKFILYTAGGSLFILIGALTMAFYGDTVTFDMRSLGLKDYALNFQLLIYGGFLIAYAVKLPIIPLHTWLPDAHGEATAPVHMLLAGILLKMGGYALIRMNAQMLPDAHAYFAPALVILGVVNIIYAALTSFAQRNLKRKIAYSSISHMGFVLIGIATFTDLGLSGAVLQMVSHGLIGASLFFLVGATYDRTHTLMLDEMGGVGKRMQKIFAMFTTCSMASLALPGMSGFVAELMVFVGFATSDAYSSTFKVIVVFLMAVGVILTPIYLLSMLREIFYGQENEELVAHQALIDAEPREVFIIACLLVPIIGIGFYPKLLTQMYDSTTVQLTERLRNSVPTLAQQKEEAPKVSLNAPLIGN, from the coding sequence ATGAATACAGCTCATTTCCCGTGGCTGACGACGATTATTCTGTTTCCGATCGCCGCGTCACTACTTACACCCATCATCCCAGATAAAGACGGCAAAACAGTACGCTGGTATGCCTTAATTGTCGGATTGATTGATTTTGCACTGATTGTTTATGCTTTTTATACCCAGTACGACTTTGCCAATCCAGATTTACAGTTGGTAGAAAGTTACTCTTGGGTTCCGCAACTAGATTTGAAATGGTCGGTAGGGGCAGATGGCTTGTCTATGCCCCTAATTATTTTGACAGGATTCATTACCACCCTGGCAACTCTAGCAGCTTGGCCAGTGACACTCAAGCCTAGGCTATTCTACTTTTTGCTTTTGGCGATGTATGGCGGTCAAATTGCCGTGTTCGCCGTCCAGGATATGTTGTTGTTTTTCCTGGTGTGGGAACTAGAATTGATTCCGGTTTACCTGCTGCTAGCAATTTGGGGAGGGAAAAAGCGGCAATATGCAGCTACCAAGTTTATTTTGTATACTGCTGGTGGTTCGCTGTTTATTTTGATAGGCGCTTTGACAATGGCGTTTTATGGCGATACAGTCACTTTTGATATGCGATCGCTTGGCCTCAAAGACTACGCCCTAAATTTCCAACTTTTAATTTATGGTGGCTTCCTGATTGCCTACGCCGTCAAGTTGCCGATCATTCCCTTGCATACTTGGCTACCAGATGCCCACGGCGAAGCTACAGCCCCTGTGCATATGTTACTTGCAGGCATTTTGCTGAAAATGGGCGGTTACGCCTTAATTCGGATGAATGCCCAAATGCTACCCGATGCTCACGCTTATTTTGCGCCAGCCTTGGTAATTTTGGGGGTAGTTAACATTATCTACGCCGCTTTGACATCCTTTGCCCAGCGCAACCTCAAACGAAAAATTGCCTACTCCTCTATTTCTCACATGGGCTTTGTACTCATTGGTATTGCCACCTTCACTGATTTAGGATTGAGTGGGGCAGTGTTACAAATGGTTTCTCATGGGTTAATTGGGGCGAGTTTGTTCTTCCTTGTAGGTGCGACTTACGACCGGACACACACCCTGATGTTGGATGAAATGGGCGGTGTCGGCAAGAGGATGCAGAAGATTTTTGCCATGTTCACCACCTGTTCTATGGCTTCTCTAGCTTTACCAGGGATGAGTGGTTTCGTAGCAGAGTTAATGGTATTTGTTGGCTTTGCTACTAGCGATGCTTATAGCTCCACATTCAAAGTTATTGTGGTCTTCTTGATGGCAGTTGGAGTAATTTTAACTCCGATTTATCTGCTCTCGATGTTGCGAGAAATTTTCTATGGGCAAGAGAACGAGGAATTAGTTGCTCATCAAGCTTTGATAGATGCTGAACCCAGAGAAGTATTTATCATCGCCTGTTTGTTAGTGCCAATTATTGGCATTGGTTTTTATCCAAAATTGCTGACTCAGATGTACGACTCTACAACTGTACAATTGACGGAAAGATTGCGTAATTCCGTGCCGACATTGGCACAGCAAAAAGAGGAAGCTCCTAAAGTTTCTTTGAATGCGCCGCTAATTGGTAATTAG
- a CDS encoding Uma2 family endonuclease — MLNYNPLHCLPSSEELPDSEDTPVDNELQDLIPGLLKAVLALFWSERWDWFFGVGMGIYYDPNKSAIVPDGFLSVGVKRFIDENLRFSYVLWEENKLPILAIEVVSQTYQGEYSSKKEFYAKELGILYYVVYSPLRRKKPPLEVYCLVDGEYILMSGNPVWLPEIGLGIGRERGIYQGIVREWLYWYDEQGQRVPTPEERIREAEERANFEQHLRVQAEQRRAEAEQRAQILVEKLKALGVDPETLA; from the coding sequence ATGTTAAACTACAACCCATTACACTGTTTGCCATCTTCCGAAGAGCTACCTGACTCAGAGGATACACCTGTGGATAATGAACTACAAGATTTAATTCCCGGCTTGTTGAAAGCGGTGCTGGCTTTGTTTTGGTCAGAACGTTGGGATTGGTTTTTTGGCGTTGGGATGGGCATTTATTACGACCCAAATAAATCGGCTATTGTCCCTGATGGGTTTCTCAGCGTGGGAGTTAAGCGTTTTATTGATGAGAATTTACGCTTTAGTTATGTATTGTGGGAAGAAAACAAACTGCCAATTTTAGCAATAGAGGTTGTTTCCCAAACATATCAGGGAGAATATAGTAGCAAGAAAGAATTCTATGCTAAAGAATTAGGAATTTTGTACTACGTTGTATATAGCCCTTTACGTCGTAAAAAGCCACCTTTGGAAGTGTATTGCTTAGTGGATGGCGAATATATCCTAATGTCAGGAAATCCGGTTTGGCTACCAGAAATTGGTTTAGGAATTGGGCGAGAACGCGGAATTTATCAAGGTATAGTGCGGGAATGGTTGTACTGGTATGACGAGCAAGGGCAAAGAGTGCCAACCCCAGAAGAACGCATCAGGGAAGCCGAAGAACGCGCAAATTTTGAGCAACATTTGCGCGTGCAAGCAGAACAACGGCGTGCAGAAGCGGAACAACGAGCGCAAATACTAGTGGAAAAGTTAAAAGCACTTGGTGTCGATCCAGAGACTTTAGCTTAA